In Cyanobacteria bacterium FACHB-DQ100, one genomic interval encodes:
- the rplD gene encoding 50S ribosomal protein L4, translating into MADFTVKDWDGTEAGTAAIDLKTARPESAAGILHRAVIRQLANARQGNASTKTRAEVRGGGRKPWRQKGTGRARAGSNRSPLWRGGGVIFGPKPRDYSIKMNRKERRLALRTAFQGRAEDLIVVQDFADKLPRPKTKELVQALSRWGVEAGSKVLMIVAERDENVYLSARNVERLRLISANNLNVYDLLHADHIVATSAALEKIQEVYGED; encoded by the coding sequence ATGGCAGACTTTACAGTAAAAGATTGGGACGGGACTGAAGCGGGAACCGCAGCGATCGATCTCAAAACCGCAAGACCCGAAAGCGCTGCTGGCATTTTGCACCGCGCCGTGATTCGTCAATTGGCGAATGCTCGTCAGGGAAATGCTTCGACTAAAACCCGTGCAGAAGTTCGGGGGGGTGGTCGCAAGCCTTGGAGACAGAAAGGAACCGGACGTGCTCGTGCAGGTTCAAACCGTTCTCCGTTGTGGAGAGGTGGCGGTGTAATCTTTGGCCCGAAACCCAGAGATTATTCGATCAAGATGAACCGCAAAGAGCGAAGACTCGCGCTGAGAACTGCTTTCCAAGGACGGGCGGAAGACTTGATCGTGGTGCAGGATTTTGCAGATAAGCTGCCTCGCCCGAAGACCAAAGAGCTTGTTCAAGCATTATCGCGTTGGGGCGTTGAAGCGGGATCGAAAGTTTTGATGATCGTGGCTGAGCGAGACGAGAACGTTTATCTCTCCGCTCGGAACGTGGAGCGACTGAGATTGATTTCAGCGAATAACCTCAACGTTTATGATTTGCTCCATGCAGATCACATTGTTGCGACTTCCGCAGCACTTGAGAAAATCCAGGAGGTGTACGGTGAAGACTGA
- a CDS encoding 50S ribosomal protein L23, with protein MKTDPRNLADIIRRPLITEKATRLLELNQYTFEVQPKASKPEIRAAIEYLFDVKVTGISTMNLPRKKKRVGKYIGFKPQYKKAIVTLAEGDTITLFPEV; from the coding sequence GTGAAGACTGATCCCCGCAACTTAGCTGATATCATTCGTCGCCCATTGATTACCGAAAAAGCGACACGGTTGCTCGAACTGAACCAATACACCTTTGAAGTTCAGCCGAAAGCCTCGAAGCCCGAAATTAGAGCCGCGATCGAATACTTATTCGACGTGAAAGTCACGGGCATCAGCACAATGAATCTTCCTCGCAAGAAGAAGCGCGTCGGTAAGTACATTGGCTTCAAGCCGCAGTACAAAAAAGCGATCGTCACCCTGGCTGAAGGCGACACGATCACTCTGTTCCCCGAAGTATAA
- the rplB gene encoding 50S ribosomal protein L2: MGIRNFRPYTPGTRQRSVPDFAEITKSEPEKSLVVYKHRNKGRNNRGVVTCRHRGGGHKKLYRIIDFKRDKRNVVATVAAIEYDPNRNARIALLFYADGEKRYILHPVGLTVGTKVQAGNDAPIEVGNALPLEKIPLGTIVHNVELQAGKGGQIVRAAGAAAQVAAKEGDYVTLKLPSTEVRMVRKECYATIGQVGNTDHRNQTLGKAGRKRHLGRRPEVRGSVMNPVDHPHGGGEGRAPIGRSGPVTPWGKPALGAKTRNKKKLSSALIVRRRRKTSKRGRGGRES, translated from the coding sequence ATGGGCATCCGAAATTTTCGACCCTATACCCCTGGCACTCGTCAACGCAGTGTCCCTGATTTCGCAGAAATCACCAAGTCGGAACCCGAAAAGTCTTTGGTGGTGTACAAGCACCGCAATAAAGGACGGAACAATCGGGGTGTTGTCACCTGTCGTCACCGGGGCGGCGGTCACAAGAAACTGTACCGAATCATTGACTTCAAGCGTGATAAACGCAATGTAGTCGCGACGGTTGCGGCGATCGAATACGACCCGAACCGCAACGCTCGAATTGCATTGTTGTTCTACGCCGATGGTGAAAAGCGTTATATCCTGCATCCAGTTGGATTGACGGTTGGCACAAAGGTGCAAGCAGGCAACGATGCCCCGATCGAAGTTGGTAACGCTTTACCGCTCGAAAAGATCCCGCTCGGTACGATCGTTCATAACGTCGAACTGCAAGCCGGTAAAGGCGGACAAATCGTTCGGGCTGCTGGAGCTGCCGCGCAAGTTGCTGCAAAAGAAGGCGATTACGTCACCCTGAAGCTACCTTCGACTGAAGTTCGGATGGTGCGGAAAGAGTGTTACGCCACGATCGGACAAGTCGGCAATACCGATCACCGCAACCAAACGCTTGGAAAAGCTGGGCGCAAACGCCATTTGGGTCGCCGTCCGGAAGTGCGTGGTAGTGTGATGAACCCCGTAGATCACCCGCATGGTGGTGGTGAAGGTCGGGCCCCGATCGGTCGATCGGGGCCGGTGACACCGTGGGGTAAACCTGCGTTGGGTGCAAAGACTCGCAACAAGAAGAAACTCAGTAGCGCCCTGATCGTGCGTCGTCGTCGTAAGACTTCTAAACGCGGACGTGGCGGACGCGAATCGTAA
- the rpsS gene encoding 30S ribosomal protein S19, with product MARSLKKGPFIADHLLKKVENARAKGDTQVIKTWSRASTILPQMIGMTFGVHNGKVHVPVYVSEQMVGHKLGEFAPTRTYRGHGGGDKKSRR from the coding sequence ATGGCACGTTCATTGAAAAAAGGGCCTTTCATTGCTGACCACTTATTGAAAAAAGTGGAAAACGCAAGAGCAAAAGGCGACACTCAGGTAATCAAAACCTGGTCACGCGCATCCACCATTCTGCCGCAAATGATCGGCATGACTTTTGGAGTTCACAACGGGAAAGTTCACGTTCCCGTATACGTGAGCGAACAAATGGTCGGTCACAAGCTGGGTGAATTTGCGCCTACCCGGACTTACCGGGGACATGGCGGCGGCGATAAGAAATCGCGGAGGTAG
- the rplV gene encoding 50S ribosomal protein L22, with protein sequence MATQTPGEVKAVARYIRMSPFKVRRVLDQIRGRSYREALIILEFMPYRACEPVLKVLRSAAANAEHNEGLNRASLVVSQAYADQGPVLKRFRPRAQGRAYQIRKPTCHITIGVAPGADS encoded by the coding sequence ATGGCGACACAAACACCAGGAGAAGTCAAAGCGGTAGCCCGCTACATTCGGATGTCACCGTTCAAGGTGCGCCGAGTGCTGGATCAAATTCGCGGACGTTCCTATCGGGAAGCGCTGATTATCCTCGAATTCATGCCGTATCGCGCTTGTGAACCTGTTCTCAAGGTTCTACGATCGGCAGCCGCAAACGCAGAACATAATGAAGGCTTAAATCGCGCCAGTCTAGTCGTAAGTCAAGCCTATGCTGACCAAGGACCTGTTCTGAAGCGGTTTAGACCGAGAGCGCAAGGGCGGGCATATCAAATCCGCAAACCGACGTGCCACATCACGATCGGCGTTGCGCCGGGCGCAGATTCATAA